TCGAAGACCTGGAGCGGCCTTTTCGAGATTACCGAATACAGCTTGCTGTGGATCACCCTGTTGGGTGCCGGTTGGGTGACTAAGAACGCCGGTCATGTGCGTATGGATCTGCTGGTCGGTCGCCTCGGCCCTCGGCCCCAGCGGGTGGTGCGCATAATTGCTCTGGTGGGGTCGGCGGTGGCCCTGGCGATCATGGTTTGGTTTACGGCCTGGCTTACGATTCACGACTACCGCGGCGGAATCAAGTATACCACCGTGCTGGAACCGCCCAAGTGGCCGGTAGAGATGGTAATGCCCGTGGGGTTTGCCATCATGCTGCTGTATGTCTGCCGGGACCTGTACCGGTTGCTGAAGTCCC
This DNA window, taken from Clostridia bacterium, encodes the following:
- a CDS encoding TRAP transporter small permease, which codes for MGSHNGETEALSRVVWVMVAVACVLLVGLDTFWLAGDVLSRWLFSKTWSGLFEITEYSLLWITLLGAGWVTKNAGHVRMDLLVGRLGPRPQRVVRIIALVGSAVALAIMVWFTAWLTIHDYRGGIKYTTVLEPPKWPVEMVMPVGFAIMLLYVCRDLYRLLKSR